The region CAGGTAGAAACATATAAATATTTAAAAGCAAAGGCCACGAAAAAGTAATTGTTCACCAAAACTTTGCTTTAAATGACAAATAATCATATAATTTTGTAAATTCAATTCATTAACTGAAATTTAATAAACGTAAGAACATAATGATCATCGCAGCGATAGACATAGGAAGTAATGCAGCCAGACTTTTAATAAACGAAGTAAAAACTCAGCAGAAAGAGCCTGAATTTATCAAGCTTAATCTTCTAAGAATCCCTTTGAGATTAGGTATGGACGTTTTCACTATGGGTAAAATCGGCGTCGAAAGAGAAAAAATGGTCCTCGATTCTATGAAAATATTCAGTGATCTGATGAGAATTTACAACGTACAGCATTACAGAGCTTGTGCCACAAGTGCAATGCGCGATGCAGTAAACGGTTTGGAGATCATTAAAGAAGTAAAAGAGACTTCAGGTATTGATATTGAAATTATTTCAGGGGACGAGGAAGCAACCTTGATCTATGAAAACCACGTAGCAGAAGGACTTGATAAAAACTTTGCCTATCTGTATGTAGATGTTGGTGGAGGTTCCACTGAGCTTACCTTCTATGAAAATGGGAAAATGGT is a window of Candidatus Chryseobacterium colombiense DNA encoding:
- a CDS encoding exopolyphosphatase, yielding MIIAAIDIGSNAARLLINEVKTQQKEPEFIKLNLLRIPLRLGMDVFTMGKIGVEREKMVLDSMKIFSDLMRIYNVQHYRACATSAMRDAVNGLEIIKEVKETSGIDIEIISGDEEATLIYENHVAEGLDKNFAYLYVDVGGGSTELTFYENGKMVYKRSFNIGTIRLLNDLVAEDNWKEMKEEIKSNIVSKKPIVAIGSGGNINKVFSLSKTKDGKPMSASYLKKAYKEFAGLTIDERMTQYNLREDRADVLVHALKIYNNVMSWSEISRIFVPKISVADGLIHNIYSKL